The sequence CACACCCTTCTCTTACGCCAAACTGGTCGATGACCAGGAAATTCCCCTGTACGCCACGCTCGCTGACGTCGAAAGTGGTAAGCCCAGCAACGTCCTGCCAAAAAGCCGTACCAAATACGTGGCGTTAATGAACAGCGCTGAGACCTCGCGTGGTCGTTTCTTTCAGATCGCCACTACCGAATGGGTGAGCGTGGAGCTCGCCAAGAAAGTCGCGGCGACCAACTTCCAGGGATACATTCTTAAAGAAAGTCCGGATTTTTCCTTTGGCTGGATCATCAATGAAACGACCAGCCGCGCTGGTCCTGGTTACGAATACCCCGAAACCGGTGTGAACTACTGGCGGCTGGACCCCGTTATGGTTTATGACTCTGCAGTGGTCAACGAGACCGAATGGGTGATGATCGGCTATAACGAGTGGGTGGAACACCGGGTTATATCGCGCGTCATTCCCAACTATCAGCGCCCCGCAGGCGTGCCAGTTGACAAGTGGATTGAGATCAACCTGTATGAAAACACGCTGACCGCATATGAAAATGGTCAGATGGTTTTTGCCACCCTCATCGCCTCAGGAGTCAACCCTTTCTTCACCCAGCCCGGGGTGTTCCAGATTTACAAAAAACTGGAATCCGACCCCATGAGCGGTTCTTTCGAAGTCGACCGCTCCGATTACTACTACCTGGAAGAAGTACCTTACATCATGTATTATGACAAAGCCCGCGCGATCCACGGTGCTTACTGGCAGCCGTTCCTCGGCTACCAGAACTCGCATGGATGCGTCAATCTCAGCGTGGCAGACGCGCACTGGATGTTCAACTGGGCGAACGATGGCGACTATGTGTACGTGTGGGATCCATCAGGGAAAATCCCGACCGACCCCAGCTTCTACGGAGACGGTGGATTTTAGGGCTTTCTTCTTTAGTGATGACTCATTTCTTCAAAGAACAGTCAGCCGACGTTCAACCTCATAAAGTTGCCTCTTGAACACAAGAAGGATAAAATGAAAATAAAAAAATGGGTTTTCATCGCCGCGATCACCGCCCTGGTGAGCGTGGGCGGCAGCGCCTGCGCACCAGCTGCAGCAATCGAAAGCACTCCTCAACCAACACAAACCCCTTATGTGATCGTGGTAACTCCTACAGCAGCGGAGGTTTCTGCCACACCTGAGCCTACCGAACCCCTTGCCGCGCCCGATGCGGAAACACCCCGGGGTGAAGAACCGCCCAAGTACTTCCGTGAAGAATTCGATGGAGGTCTTGACGATTTTGAACAGATATTATGGACAGGGCGTTTCGGTAAAGATAAGATTTACACCGAAGATGGAAAATTAAAGGTGCGCCTCAACGCGATGTACCTTGCGCCTTACCTCACCTATGACCCGTACACTTACACGGATGTGCGCCTGGAAGTAAGCGCTGAAAACCTGGCATATAACGACAACCACATCACCCTGGTGTGCCGCTACGATGAAGAATTAGGCTGGTACGAGTTCAATATCAGCAGCAATGGGCTCTTCCGTATCAATTACTACGACAACACGCTCGTTAAAGGTCACGTGAAGTTATGGAACGGCGGTTCCAACGACATTAAAATGGGCAGGCAGATCAACAAGATCACCGCAGAGTGCATTGGTACTCAACTCTCGTTGTATGTAAACGATGTGCTCCTCAAAACCGTAGAGCACAAAGACCTGAGAGAAGGGCGCGTAGGGCTGGGCGTATCCTCTTTTAACCAATTCCCGGTGAACGTGGACTTTGAGTATTTCGATATCAGTCAACCGTAATTGTCCAGCACCTCAGAAGACCTGACATGCCAATGCATGGTGCGGATGGGGCTTGAAATAAAAGAAATCTCGTGTACTATATAAGTACCATCCAAAATTAGATAAGTAAGACAACAAGGAGAAAGCGATGAATAAAAAAGCGTTCATCTCATTGATGATGATTG comes from Candidatus Cloacimonadota bacterium and encodes:
- a CDS encoding L,D-transpeptidase; translation: MKPRLSLAVLILTAVFAALFARVQGVSALTSPGKSEADSALCLPETSEELMNGCLKAGPAARLEELAARGIPPQGRQLFASRTPYELGATPFSYAKLVDDQEIPLYATLADVESGKPSNVLPKSRTKYVALMNSAETSRGRFFQIATTEWVSVELAKKVAATNFQGYILKESPDFSFGWIINETTSRAGPGYEYPETGVNYWRLDPVMVYDSAVVNETEWVMIGYNEWVEHRVISRVIPNYQRPAGVPVDKWIEINLYENTLTAYENGQMVFATLIASGVNPFFTQPGVFQIYKKLESDPMSGSFEVDRSDYYYLEEVPYIMYYDKARAIHGAYWQPFLGYQNSHGCVNLSVADAHWMFNWANDGDYVYVWDPSGKIPTDPSFYGDGGF